One genomic window of Halogeometricum sp. S3BR5-2 includes the following:
- a CDS encoding universal stress protein, whose translation MTTYVLATNHVDTSAALCDYLLSRLDDGDGVHAVNSLPGGDDTSGEDARDGEDALNVVASRLGGFADVETHQFVRGNDPATDVLDYADDIDADELVMGIRKRNPTAKVVFGSTAQKILLNSNRPMAVVPLERVE comes from the coding sequence ATGACAACGTACGTGCTGGCGACGAATCACGTCGACACGAGCGCCGCCCTCTGCGATTACCTCCTCTCGCGTCTCGACGACGGCGACGGCGTCCACGCGGTGAACTCCCTGCCCGGCGGCGACGACACGTCGGGCGAGGACGCGCGCGACGGGGAAGACGCCCTCAACGTCGTCGCCTCCCGCCTCGGCGGGTTCGCGGACGTGGAGACGCACCAGTTCGTCCGCGGCAACGACCCGGCTACCGACGTCCTCGACTACGCCGACGACATCGACGCGGACGAACTCGTGATGGGGATTCGGAAGCGCAACCCGACGGCGAAAGTCGTCTTCGGGAGCACGGCGCAGAAGATTCTGCTCAACTCGAACCGGCCGATGGCGGTCGTTCCGCTCGAACGCGTGGAGTGA
- a CDS encoding alpha/beta hydrolase, with translation MTRPSGRGEWKRAKHAEREGDGYRTDGRDADRPSRESFSKVTMGFESGGERCSGWLYRPDRPTEPPVVVMAGGLAGERSFGLPAYAERLAEAGYAVFLFDYRNHGDSDGDPRNLVSPSRQRTDWEAAVESVRGREGLDDTRLVLWGTDLGGGHALDVAADDPRVRAVVAQTPVLSGRGLLSTRGLGFVAKSVLSGVRDRLQSLLTDPHTVPVAGDPEEFALVSTAGARRGYLDTVPSDSDWDNETPARSLLNLVRFSAGDDLESVACPVLVVGGTRDDVVPVEGVESAADALSNATFLRLPTGHFDVYEGRGLESVVGHGLAFLDSEVGDADR, from the coding sequence GTGACCCGACCCTCCGGCAGGGGCGAGTGGAAGCGGGCCAAGCACGCCGAACGGGAGGGCGACGGCTACCGGACCGACGGACGGGACGCCGACCGACCCTCGCGGGAGTCGTTCTCGAAGGTGACGATGGGCTTCGAGAGCGGCGGCGAGCGCTGTTCGGGGTGGCTCTACCGCCCCGACAGACCCACGGAACCGCCGGTCGTCGTCATGGCCGGAGGTCTCGCGGGCGAGCGCTCGTTCGGCCTGCCCGCCTACGCCGAACGACTCGCGGAGGCGGGCTACGCCGTCTTCCTGTTCGACTACCGCAACCACGGCGACAGCGACGGCGACCCGCGGAACCTCGTCTCGCCGTCGCGCCAGCGGACCGACTGGGAGGCGGCCGTCGAGAGCGTGCGGGGCCGGGAGGGCCTCGACGACACCCGCCTCGTCCTCTGGGGCACCGACCTCGGCGGCGGGCACGCCCTCGACGTGGCCGCGGACGACCCGCGCGTGCGCGCCGTCGTCGCGCAGACGCCCGTCCTCTCCGGGCGGGGGTTGCTCTCGACGCGGGGCCTCGGCTTCGTCGCGAAGTCGGTGCTGTCGGGCGTCCGCGACCGACTTCAGTCGCTTCTCACCGACCCGCACACCGTCCCCGTCGCCGGCGACCCCGAGGAATTCGCCCTCGTCTCGACGGCCGGCGCGCGCCGGGGCTACCTCGACACCGTCCCCTCCGATAGCGACTGGGACAACGAGACGCCCGCCCGGTCGCTCCTCAACCTCGTCCGCTTCTCGGCCGGCGACGACTTGGAGAGCGTCGCCTGCCCCGTCCTCGTCGTCGGCGGGACGCGCGACGACGTGGTGCCCGTCGAGGGCGTCGAATCGGCGGCGGACGCCCTCTCGAACGCCACGTTCCTCCGCCTGCCGACCGGCCACTTCGACGTCTACGAGGGCCGCGGTCTGGAGTCGGTCGTCGGCCACGGCCTCGCGTTCCTCGACAGCGAAGTCGGCGACGCCGACCGCTGA
- a CDS encoding TIGR00300 family protein, translating into MTATRTVELEGHIIDSGMMQRAFGLVMDLGGDFEVEEFVVGKHKDKTSHCRMAVSAGPDEDDADLQEILHELHQIGANLIDPVDARVVPAPADQVVPNGFYSTTNHPTRVRYEGEWIDVENIEMDCAIVVEEDDDGVRAYTKVLNAIDEGDLVVTDEAGVRVDPPERPRDASGPFGFMQGGVSSERPSESLIKQVAEALEETKREGGKVLVVAGPALIHAGAGDDLARLVREGYVDMISAGNGFATHDIERGLYGTSLGMDMETMEHPRKGHKHHIYTISEVIRAGGIEEAVEEGLVGSGIMYECVKNDVPYVLAGSIRDDGPLPDTITDAVEAQNAIREQAHEADMVLMLSTLLHSVAVGNCLPSTTRVACVDINPATVTQLLDRGSSQAIGMVTDIGTFVPTLADEVLTGDSSVTDGGEDADAAEGDAAGDDN; encoded by the coding sequence ATGACCGCCACGCGAACCGTCGAGTTGGAGGGACACATCATCGACTCCGGGATGATGCAGCGGGCGTTCGGACTCGTGATGGACCTCGGCGGCGACTTCGAGGTCGAGGAGTTCGTCGTCGGCAAACACAAGGACAAGACGTCGCACTGCCGAATGGCCGTCAGCGCCGGCCCCGACGAGGACGACGCCGACCTCCAGGAGATTCTGCACGAACTGCACCAGATCGGCGCGAACCTCATCGACCCGGTGGACGCTCGCGTCGTCCCCGCTCCGGCCGACCAGGTCGTCCCGAACGGCTTCTACTCCACGACGAACCACCCGACGCGCGTCCGCTACGAGGGCGAGTGGATCGACGTCGAGAACATCGAGATGGACTGCGCCATCGTTGTCGAGGAGGATGACGACGGCGTCCGCGCGTACACGAAGGTGCTGAACGCCATCGACGAGGGCGACCTCGTCGTGACCGACGAGGCGGGTGTTCGCGTCGACCCGCCGGAACGCCCCCGCGACGCCTCCGGCCCGTTCGGGTTCATGCAGGGCGGCGTCTCCTCGGAGCGCCCCTCCGAGTCGCTCATCAAGCAGGTCGCCGAGGCCCTGGAGGAGACCAAACGGGAGGGGGGGAAGGTGCTCGTCGTCGCCGGTCCGGCCCTCATCCACGCCGGCGCGGGCGACGACCTGGCCCGCCTCGTCCGCGAGGGCTACGTCGACATGATTTCGGCGGGCAACGGCTTCGCCACCCACGACATCGAACGCGGCCTGTACGGCACCTCCCTCGGGATGGACATGGAGACGATGGAGCACCCCCGGAAGGGACACAAACACCACATCTACACCATCAGCGAGGTCATCCGCGCCGGCGGCATCGAGGAGGCCGTCGAGGAGGGTCTCGTCGGCAGCGGAATCATGTACGAGTGCGTGAAAAACGACGTGCCGTACGTCCTCGCCGGTTCTATCCGCGACGACGGTCCCCTTCCGGACACCATCACCGACGCCGTCGAGGCGCAGAACGCCATCCGCGAACAGGCCCACGAGGCCGACATGGTGTTGATGCTGTCGACGCTCCTGCACTCGGTGGCCGTCGGCAACTGCCTCCCCTCGACGACGCGCGTCGCCTGCGTCGACATCAACCCCGCGACGGTGACGCAACTGCTCGACCGCGGGAGTTCGCAGGCCATCGGCATGGTGACCGACATCGGGACGTTCGTGCCGACGCTGGCCGACGAGGTGCTGACCGGCGACAGTTCCGTGACGGACGGCGGCGAGGACGCGGACGCCGCCGAGGGAGACGCCGCCGGCGACGACAACTGA
- a CDS encoding SDR family NAD(P)-dependent oxidoreductase, with protein MDVDGRTVVITGASRGIGAALAAAFAAEGARVVACARDEGSLSDVVADAKGAAGSVEAIRADVRDEFDVERLMETAARGAGDGIAVLVASAAVNHAAPGEAPMGEESYARFDDTLRTNVRGVFAAVREFLPHASDDARVLVPSGSIAADAKPGMGAYAVSKAAVEGLARQFAADADPAVGVVDPGLVATDLSGGAGRDPAEVAQMFVWAAAELDRSDLDGARLDLRAWKDATR; from the coding sequence ATGGACGTAGACGGTCGGACGGTCGTGATTACGGGCGCGAGTCGAGGAATCGGGGCGGCCCTCGCGGCGGCGTTCGCCGCCGAGGGCGCGCGCGTCGTCGCCTGCGCCCGCGACGAGGGGTCGCTCTCGGACGTCGTCGCGGACGCCAAGGGCGCGGCGGGGTCCGTCGAGGCCATCCGCGCCGACGTGCGCGACGAGTTCGACGTCGAGCGGTTGATGGAGACGGCCGCGCGCGGCGCCGGCGACGGCATCGCGGTCCTCGTCGCCAGCGCCGCGGTGAACCACGCGGCGCCGGGCGAGGCGCCGATGGGCGAGGAGTCGTACGCCCGGTTCGACGACACCCTCCGCACGAACGTCCGCGGCGTGTTCGCCGCCGTGCGGGAGTTCCTGCCCCACGCGAGCGACGACGCGCGCGTCCTCGTCCCCTCGGGCTCTATCGCCGCGGACGCGAAGCCGGGGATGGGCGCCTACGCCGTCTCCAAGGCGGCCGTCGAGGGTCTCGCCCGGCAGTTCGCGGCCGACGCCGACCCCGCCGTCGGCGTCGTCGACCCCGGACTCGTGGCGACGGACCTCTCCGGCGGGGCGGGCCGCGACCCCGCCGAGGTCGCACAGATGTTCGTCTGGGCCGCCGCCGAACTCGACCGCTCGGACCTCGACGGCGCCCGCCTCGACCTGCGCGCGTGGAAGGACGCGACGCGCTGA
- a CDS encoding ZIP family metal transporter — protein MSRISWLGVGATAVFVALSAYAASVGAWKLLGITWVAFAAMALAAPLGARHRDEGANALVWGYGLASGAMVTSAAVFLVPQAIGHHPQYGGFGIAAGLLAGFGSHTVGHRLAHMELPVDRTVAELAAHAFSAGLIIGIVYGNMPGLGPTLGLAIVSHKGPAGYAAARRLASKRRAVSALLLPASALGVAAILASVVVLPESAPFRGVVFGFAAGVFLHVAMDFLPRCEIGSEIHEHLSVEGDAHDLLDELRAHAVASTFLGGLAVFLAWLFVV, from the coding sequence GTGTCCCGAATCTCCTGGCTCGGCGTCGGCGCCACCGCCGTCTTCGTCGCGCTCTCGGCCTACGCGGCGAGCGTCGGCGCGTGGAAACTGCTCGGGATAACGTGGGTCGCGTTCGCGGCGATGGCGCTCGCCGCCCCTCTCGGCGCCCGTCACCGCGACGAGGGTGCCAACGCCCTCGTGTGGGGCTACGGCCTCGCCAGCGGCGCGATGGTAACGAGCGCGGCCGTCTTCTTGGTGCCGCAGGCCATCGGCCACCACCCGCAGTACGGCGGGTTCGGCATCGCGGCGGGTCTGCTCGCCGGGTTCGGTTCCCACACCGTCGGTCACCGACTCGCGCACATGGAGTTACCCGTCGACCGGACCGTCGCCGAACTCGCCGCCCACGCCTTCTCGGCGGGTCTCATCATCGGCATCGTCTACGGCAACATGCCGGGCCTCGGCCCGACGCTCGGCCTCGCCATCGTCTCGCACAAGGGGCCGGCGGGCTACGCCGCCGCGCGCCGCCTCGCCTCGAAACGGCGCGCCGTTTCGGCGCTCCTGCTCCCGGCGTCGGCGCTCGGCGTCGCCGCCATCCTCGCCAGCGTCGTCGTCCTCCCCGAGTCGGCGCCGTTCCGCGGCGTCGTCTTCGGCTTCGCCGCGGGCGTGTTCCTCCACGTGGCGATGGACTTCCTGCCGCGCTGTGAGATAGGGAGCGAGATTCACGAACATCTCTCCGTCGAGGGCGACGCCCACGACCTGCTCGACGAACTCCGCGCCCACGCCGTCGCCAGCACGTTCCTCGGCGGTCTGGCGGTGTTCCTCGCGTGGCTGTTCGTCGTTTGA
- a CDS encoding DUF7490 domain-containing protein, which translates to MNRDAALAAAAVAVVAVALLAVLAVPGVLADPAEEVTRPGPVDVAEMNIGYDEAAVRGETVTLGVETRVRHRGDPTPNVTLLVRAVDADSGLVATTETVEVGTLEDDGETAVATNLTVEREGGYRIEAVLFRDDERVDEASKTVRGLEALTPAYARTTVAFSDREALPSLSFSVAEGGGNRTTLDLAASLTNAGDAPSEDLAVTFVLRQADSNVVAARTTSDVGTIRPGRTATTTASATVPAGYNYYLDAVLTKDGVVVDTARAAANLDPTRRIAVNETEEEVEFRVEDFESGDGERERSTEAPEATAAGATDGGAPGFGVAVAAVALLAAALLARRRGR; encoded by the coding sequence ATGAACCGAGACGCCGCCCTCGCGGCGGCCGCCGTCGCCGTCGTCGCCGTCGCCCTCCTCGCGGTGCTGGCCGTCCCCGGGGTGCTCGCCGACCCCGCCGAGGAGGTGACCCGCCCCGGTCCCGTGGACGTAGCGGAGATGAACATCGGCTACGACGAGGCCGCGGTCCGCGGCGAGACGGTGACGCTCGGCGTGGAGACGCGCGTTCGCCACCGGGGGGACCCGACGCCGAACGTGACTCTTCTCGTCCGCGCCGTCGACGCCGACTCCGGACTCGTGGCGACGACGGAGACGGTCGAGGTCGGAACGCTCGAAGACGACGGCGAGACGGCCGTCGCGACGAACCTCACGGTCGAACGCGAGGGCGGCTACCGCATCGAGGCGGTCCTGTTCCGCGACGACGAACGCGTCGACGAGGCCTCGAAGACGGTCCGCGGACTGGAGGCGCTGACGCCGGCGTACGCGCGGACGACCGTCGCGTTCAGCGACCGGGAGGCGCTCCCGTCCCTCTCCTTCTCGGTCGCGGAGGGCGGCGGGAACCGGACGACGCTCGACCTCGCGGCGTCGCTGACGAACGCGGGCGACGCCCCCTCCGAGGACCTCGCGGTGACGTTCGTGCTCCGACAGGCCGACTCGAACGTCGTCGCCGCGCGGACGACGAGCGACGTGGGGACGATCCGCCCCGGGCGAACCGCCACGACGACGGCGTCGGCGACGGTGCCGGCGGGCTACAACTACTACCTCGACGCCGTGCTGACGAAGGACGGCGTCGTCGTCGACACCGCCCGCGCGGCGGCGAACCTCGACCCGACGAGGCGCATCGCCGTCAACGAGACCGAAGAGGAGGTCGAGTTCCGCGTCGAGGACTTCGAGTCCGGCGACGGGGAACGAGAGCGGTCGACGGAGGCGCCGGAGGCGACGGCCGCCGGCGCGACGGACGGCGGTGCCCCCGGATTCGGGGTCGCGGTCGCCGCCGTCGCCCTCCTCGCGGCGGCGCTTCTCGCGCGGAGGCGAGGGCGATGA